The genomic region GACAGCGACGATCTTTCCATCGATCTGTTTGGCCTCAACCATATGGTGTTCATTAAAGATGTGCTGGTGAATGGTAAATCCCGCTTCGCCGAACTGCTGGACGGCGTAGCCTCTGGTCAGCTTAAAGCCTCCGGCGTGAAGAACATTTTCGATCTGCCGTTCAGCGAAGGTCTGATTCGTTCACTGAACCTGCTGCCGTGTTCTTATCTGCTGTATTACTTTAAGCAGAAAGAGATGCTGGCGATTGAAATGGGTGAATACTATAAAGGCGGCGCGCGCGCTCAGGTGGTGCAGAAGGTCGAAAAACAACTGTTCGACCTGTATAAGAACCCGGATCTGAACGTGAAACCGAAAGAACTGGAACAGCGCGGTGGTGCATACTATTCCGACGCGGCCTGTGAAGTCATTAACGCCATCTTCAATGATAAGCAGACCGAGCACTACGTGAACATTCCCCATCATGGTCATGTAGACAACATTCCTGCTGACTGGGCGGTCGAAATGACCTGTACGCTGGGCCGTGATGGCGCGACGCCAACCCCGCGTATCACCCATTTCGACGAAAAAGTGATGGGCCTGATCTACACCATTAAAGGCTTTGAAGTGGCCGCAAGCAACGCAGCGCTGAGCGGTGAGTTTAATGATGTGTTGTTGGCACTGAATCTGAGCCCGTTGGTGCATTCCGATCGCGATGCTGAAATCCTGGCGCGTGAACTGATCCTTGCGCATGAGAAGTGGTTGCCGAACTTCGCTCAGTGCATTGAAAAGCTTAAAGGTACGCAACACTAATCGAGGTAGAGTATGGAACGCTTATTGATAGTAAACGCGGACGATTTTGGCCTGAGTAAGGGCCAAAACTACGGCATCGTGGAAGCCTGTCGTTATGGCGTGGTGACCTCTACAACGGCGCTGGTTAATGGTGAGGCT from Citrobacter sp. RHB25-C09 harbors:
- a CDS encoding 6-phospho-beta-glucosidase, giving the protein MNQKLKVVTIGGGSSYTPELLEGFIKRYHELPVTELWLVDVAGGEEKLDIIYNLCQRMIDKAGVPMKVFKTLDRREALKDADFVTTQLRVGQLKARELDERIPLSHGYLGQETNGAGGLFKGLRTIPVIFDIIKDVEELCPNAWVINFTNPAGMVTEAVYRHTGFKRFIGVCNIPVGMKMFIGDVLKLSDSDDLSIDLFGLNHMVFIKDVLVNGKSRFAELLDGVASGQLKASGVKNIFDLPFSEGLIRSLNLLPCSYLLYYFKQKEMLAIEMGEYYKGGARAQVVQKVEKQLFDLYKNPDLNVKPKELEQRGGAYYSDAACEVINAIFNDKQTEHYVNIPHHGHVDNIPADWAVEMTCTLGRDGATPTPRITHFDEKVMGLIYTIKGFEVAASNAALSGEFNDVLLALNLSPLVHSDRDAEILARELILAHEKWLPNFAQCIEKLKGTQH